From the Kribbella sp. CA-293567 genome, the window CTCGCTGTCGGGGACCGGGATGCCGGCCTCGGCCAGGATCTCCTCGGTGCAGAACACCGGCGTACCGGTGCGCAGGGCCAGCGCGATCGAGTCCGACGGGCGGGCGGAGATCTCGGTCTTGTCGTCGAAGACCAGGATCGCCTCGAAGACACCGTCGGTCAGGTTCACGATCCGGACCTGGCTGAGGGTGTGGCCGAGCACCCGGATGGTCTCCGCGAACAGGTCGTGGGTCAGTGGACGAGGTGGTTCCATCCCCTGCTGGGCGAACGCGATCGCGCTCGCCTCGGCCGCACCGATCCAGATCGGCAGGTACCGCTCGCCGCCGACCTCCCGGAGCAGCACGATCGGCTGACTCGAGGGCATCTCAACCCGGACTCCGACCACGTCGACTTCGCGCACGGCTTCAGCCTACTCTGCGGGCCGGACCGGGGCTGCCCCGGCGGGGTCGCCCCCGCCCGGCGACGGCCCCTTGGTTACGCGGCGGCGGACCGGAGTACCGGTCAGCGACCGAGCCGGGAGCGAACCAGTGCCGCATGCAACCGGACCGCCAGCGCGGCCAGCTCCAGCGTCTTGTCGTCCCGCCGCGGCTGCACGACCTGCTCGATCAGCCCGACCTCGCGATCGGCGGCCGCCCGGAACGGCCGCAGGTGCCGCGGCTCGATCCCGTACTGCGCGAACTCCGCCGCCGCCTTGGCGATCAGGATCGCGTCGCCGTCGTAGTGCTTGCCGCGGGCCACGACCAGGTTGTGGCTCTCCAGTTGCTCGAGCAGCTCCGGCGCGATCCCGGCCGCCTCGCACAGCTCGCCCCGGGTCAGCTTCAGCTCGGTCCCGTACGTCGAGAAGTCCTCGGCGTCCGGCAGACCGGCCGGCTGGGGCAACCGGTCGGGCGCGGCGGGACGGCCACCCGGCGCGGGCGGACGCAACCCGCGGTCCATCGCGCCGAGATGGTCCTTGATCACCTTGAGCGGCAGGTACTGGTCCCGCTGGGCGGTCAGGACGTAGCGGAGCCGCTCGATGTCGCCGGCACTGAACTTCCGGTACCCCGACGCGGTCCTGGCCGGCGTCACCAGCCCCTCCGCCTCGAGGAAGCGGATCTTGGAGATGGTGACGTCGGCGAACTCGGCCTGCAGGAGCTGCAGCACCTCACCGATGCTGCTGCCCCCAACCGGAGTCGCTTCGTCCCCCGCCGCGGCACCCCGGTCGGGGTCTCCGACCGCTGGGTCAGGCCTGACCACTGGCGTAGTAGACCAGTCGGTACTTGCCGATCTGGACCTCGTCGCCGTTCGACAGCTGCAGCTCGTCGATCCGGTCACGGTTGACGTACGTACCGTTCAGGCTGCCGACGTCGCGGACCTTGACGCCCTGCGGGTCGCGGCGGAACTCCGCGTGCCGGCGGGAGACGGTGACGTCGTCCAGGAAGATGTCGCTGTCCGGGTGCCGGCCGGCCGTGACGACGTCCACGTCGAGCAGGAACCTGCTGCCCGCGTTCGGGCCACGCTGCACGATCAGCAGCGCCGATCCGGTCGGTAGCGCGCCGACGGCGGCCTCGTCCTCGGCGGACAGCTGATCACCGGAGTCGAAACGCTCGGTCTCGGGCTCGATGCTGATCGGTGCGAGCATCGCGGTGTCGGTCACGCCGGGGGCGGTCACCGGACGGTCCGCGCCAGGGAGCATCGTTCCGCACTGCGAGCAGAACCTGCTGCCCTCGGAGTTCTCGTGCCCGCACTGGTTGCAGAACGGCATGCTGTGATCCTCCCGATCGCCGGTGGTCCGGCGACGTTCTCGTTGACCCCGTGATGACAGTGTGGACTGTGGCCCCAACCCTCGACCGGCGGTTGAGGTCCGACAGAACCTACCAGGTAGTGCGCCGTGTCAGAAGTTGCGTCGGCGCACTAGCTCGGGTCGAGCTGACCCTTGTACGTGTCGGCGTCCATCAACGCCTCGATCTCCTCGTCGTCCTCGACCTCGATGTCGAGCAGCCAGCCCTCGCCGTACGGGTCGGTGTTGACCAGGTCGGGCTGGTCGGCCAGCGCCTCGTTGACGGCCCGGACGGTGCCGTTGAGCGGCGCGAACAGGTCGCTGACGCTCTTGGTGGACTCCAGCTCACCACAGGAGTCGCCGGCCCGGACCGCGGTCCCGACCTCCGGCAGCTGCACGTACACGATGTCGCCGAGCGCGTCCTGCGCGAAGTCGGTGATACCGACCCGCGCCGAACCCTCGCCGGCCTTCACCCACTCGTGCTCGGCCGTGTACTTCAGGTCTTCGGGGTACACCTCGGTCCCTCCATCATTTCTAGGACACTGCATTGTCGGAAACTGCGGAAAGTTACTTGGTCGGGCTGGGCGCCGGGCGAGCGTAGCGATGCTCCTCCGGCGCGTGCAAGGCGGTGATCTGAACCACCGACAACTCGGTCACCTCGGCGGTGCCGCCGATCTGTGGCCCGGTCACCTCGCTGATCAGACCACCGGGGAAGTTGGCCGCCTCGGCCAGGTTGTGCGACTCGCCGATCGCCTCGATCACGTACGGCGACTGCACCTTCTCGCCGTCGATCTTGACCCCGGGAGCGTCGTCGACCAGGTCGGTACTGGCCACCACCCGGACCTGGCCGTTGATCTGGATCGCCTCGGCGCCCGCGTCCCGCAGCTCCTCGATCGCGTCCAGCAGGTTGCTGGACTGCATCTTGGCGTCCGGGTCGTTCAGGGTGATCCGTACGCCGGGGCCCTGGGCGGGCAGCGTGCCGGCCAGGATGCCGAGCACGCGCACCTGCTGCTCGGCCTGCTGCCGCGCGGTCTGCGCCTTGTCCGCACTGGAGGCCAACGTGTTCTTGCGCGCCTCCAGCTCGGTGATCTCGGTCTCCAGCCGGCGGGTGTTCTGTCCCAGGCCGTCCAGGATCGCGATCAGGTCCTCGCGGCGGGCGTTCTGGTAGCCGTCGTCGGCCCGGTTCACCCGGACCTGGACGACCGCCATACAGGCGACCAGCGCCAGTACGACGGCCACGATCGCCTGGCCACGCGACGGCTTGAAGCCGGCCTTCAGCCGCCGCAGGGCCAGGTTCGGCGTCTTCGGTTTGGGCATCGGGGTCGGCTCGGCGGGGTGCTCGGGCTCCGGCGTCACCGGGTCGTCTGGTGCTGCCATCTCAGGCCCTGAAGACGTGGCGGCGGATCGCGGCCATGTTGGTGAAGATCCGGATGCCGAGCACGACCACCACGCCGGTGGACAGCTGCGAGCCGACCCCGAGCTGGTCGCCGAGATAGACGATCAGGGCCGCGATCAGCACGTTCGAGACGAACGAGACCACGAACACCTTGTCGTCGAAGATGCCGTCCAGGAACGCGCGCAGGGCGCCGAAGACGGCGTCCAGCGCCGCGACCACCGCGATCGGCAGGTACGGCTGGGCCCAGTCGGGCACGTCGGGCGCGACCAGCAGACCGACGACGACGCCGATCACCAGGCCGAGGACGGCGATCATCTCGGGCCCACCTTCGCGTACCGCAGCGCGATGGTGGCATCGGCTGGCACCAGCAAGGAATCCTCCGTCGTGATCGTCATCCGGACCTGGAAGTTGGAGACCAGGTACTGCACCCACTGGCCGCCCGAGCTCTGCGCGAACCGGGCCGGCATGGTCGCGGTGTCCCCGATCGCCAGCACCGTGTACGGCGGGGTCAGCGAACTGTAGTCGACCGTGATGGCACTGCCCGCACCCCGGATCGCGGTCAGCGTGGTGAGCCGGTGGCCGTTCACCGAGATGGCCTCGGCGCCGGCCGTCCACAGACCGTTGACCAGCTGCTGCAGATCGACGTCGAGCAACCGGCCCTGTTTGTCGTCGGAGTCCTTGGCGTCGTCGACGACCGCCTTCAGCCCCTGGCCGGTGACCGCGACGGCACCGACTTCCAGTTCCAGGTCGTCCAGCTTCTGCTGCAGCGCGGCGCCGTCACTGGTGTTGCTCAGCCCGCTGGCCTGCAGGCCGCGGACTTCGCCGGCGAGCTTGATCTGGTTGCCGCGCAGGTCGTTCAGCCGGTCGTCGGCCTGGTTGATCCGGGTGATCAGCTCTTTGCGCTGCTTTTCGGCCTCGGGGGCGCTGCGGTAGTTCTGCGATGCGGCCACGGCGAGCAGGAAACCCAGCAGGAGCAGCGCGATCACGAGGATGATCCGGTGCCGCGACTTGTTGGGTTTGTCACCCTGCGGCGGCCGGGACCGGGCCGCGACGGCGTACCCCTCGTCCAGGGGGTGCGCCATCAGGTTGTTCAGCAGTGACATCGAGGCGTCGACGCGCCGCTGCCCGGGTGGCGCCTGGCCGGCTGGGGACTGGCCGGGTGAAGACTGGGTCACGAGTTACCCCGCCGGGTCGCTGATCGGCTTCACGGTCTGGATCAGGTGGCGCAGCTGGACGAAGTACAGAGCGCCGGCCCAGTAGTACAGAGCAGTGCCCCAGATCGCGAAGGCCCAGCCGAAGACGCGGGCCAGCAGGTTGAGCGTGCTGTCGCCGTCACCGAGCAGCAGCAGCGGGAACGCGTACAGCAGGCAGAAGGTCGCGGACTTGCCGAGGAAGTGCACCGGCAGCGCGTTGAAGCCGCGCCGGTGCAGCGCGGGCAGCGTGAAGGTGAGCAGCAGGTCCCGCAACGGCAGCGCGATCGCCAGCCACCACGGGATGATGTCGCGCAACGCCAGGCCGAGCACGGTGGCGAAGATGTAGAGCCGGTCGGCGACCGGGTCGAGCATCTGGCCGAGCCGGGTGGTCTGGTTCATCCGGCGGGCGATCTGGCCGTCGGCCCAGTCGGTGAAGCCGGAGATCATCAGCACCAGGATGGCCCAGCCGTCCTCCTGCGGGCCGAGGATCAGCCAGAGGAAGAGCGGAACGCCGAGCAGCCGGACGAAACTGAGGGCGTTCGGGATCGTCAGCACCCGGTCGGACACTTCCAGTTCCGGCACGCGATCCTCCCCCAGCTCTGCGAATTGGGCGACCGTCGACGGCGCCCCTGTCCCGGTCGTTACTGTACTTGGGCACCCCACCAGGTTTCGCCCGGGCCACACCGGGGCAGCCCTGGTTCTTCCCTGATCAGGTGAACGCATTCACAACGGCAGGGCTACGTCCTTTGCGGACCGGTGACCCGAAGGTGACCTGATCGAGATCACCGGCCGCGCACCCTGCCGGTTCTAGGCTGGCCGGAGTTCCGTCGAGGGGAGACGCCGTGAAGTTCCTGGTGCTGATCTATGCCAATCCCGAGTCCCGGAAAGTGTGGGACGGGCTGTCGGCCGAACAGAAGTCCGAGTCGATGACCGGCTACACCGCACTGAACGACGCGCTCGAGGCCAGTGGCGAACTCGTCGCTTCGGAGTCGCTCGGCGATCCGGGGAGCACCAAACAGGTGGTGTTCCGCGACGGCCGGCCGATGACGACGGACGGTCCGTTCGCCGAGGTGAAGGAACAGCTGGCCGGCTTCTACCTGCTGGACTGCGACAGCATGGACCGCGCGCTCGAGATCGTGCCGCAGATCCCGGAGGCGCCGTTCAGCATCGTCGAGGTGCGGCCGGTCCGGGATCTGAGCTCCTTCAGCTGATGCCATCGGTCGAGCAACTGCTGCGTGAGTTGGCGCCGCAACTCGTCGGCCCGCTCGTACGCCGGTACGGCGGGTTCGACGCCTGCGAGGACGCAGTACAGGAAGCCTTGCTGGCCGCCTCGCAGCAGTGGCCGGCCGACGGCGTACCGGACAACCCGCGTGGCTGGCTGATCACCGTCGCGTCCCGGCGGCGCATCGAGATGCTGCGCAACGAGGCATCCCGGCAGCGACGCGAAGAGGCAGTCGCCGGCCTTGAACCGGCGGAGGCCGCGCCGCTTGCGGTGGACGACTCGCTGACGTTGTTGTTCCTGTGCTGCCACCCCGCCCTCACTCCCCCGTCGCAGACCGCGTTGACGTTGCGGGCGGTCGGCGGGCTGACGACCAGCGAGATCGCCCGGGCGTTCCTGGTGCCGGAGTCGACGATCGGTCAACGGATCAGCCGGGCCAAAGCGGCGATCAAGGCGAGCGGCGCGGAGTTCCGGATGCCGCCGCCCGCCGAGCTGCCGGAGCGGCTGACCGCGGTACTGCAGGTGCTCTACCTGATCTTCAACGAGGGCTACACCGCGAGTTCGGGCGAGAGTCTGCACCGGGTCGAGTTGAGCGCCGAGGCGATCCGGCTGACCCGGCAACTGTCCGGGCAGCTGCCGGGCGAGGGTGAGGTCGCCGGGCTGCTCGCTCTCATGCTGCTGACCGACGCCCGCCGCCCCGCCCGGACCTCCCCGGACGGCGCGCTGATCCCGCTGCCCGAGCAGGACCGGTCGCGCTGGCTCGCACCGTTCATTGCCGAGGGCACCGAACTCGTCACGACAACGTTGCGCACGGCACCGATCGGCCCGTACCAGCTCCAGGCCGCGATCGCCGCGGTGCATGCGGAGGCGGCCCGCTCCGAGGACACCGACTGGCGCCAGATCCTCGTCCTCTACGAACTCCTGGAGACGCTCACTCCGGGCCCGATGGTGAGTCTCAACCGCATCGTCGCGCTCGCGATGGTGCACGGCCCGGAGTACGGGCTCCAGCGCCTGGCCGCCGCGGAGCTCGCGCTGAAGGGTCATCACCGCGTGGAGGCCGTCCGCGCGCACCTCTTGGAGCTCTCCGGCGACCTCGCCGCCGCCCGTGAGTCCTATCGGCTGGCGGCCCGCCGGACTCTCAGTCTGCCCGAACAGCGCTACCTGACCTCACGGGCCGACGAACTACTTTGAGCGGTCGATCTACGGCCAGGTCTTCGCGCGCCCGGCGAAGTACTCAGGCGTGGTGTGGACGGGGATCACGCAGACCAGATGCCCACCCGGCGCCCGCAATGTGTGACCCCCCTGCCAGCTCGACACTTCGACGGCGCCGAGCGCTTCCAGCCGCGCGACCTCGGCCGCGACGTCGTCCGTTTCGATGTCGAAGTGGTACCGCGGCTGGTCGTCGACCGCCTGGATCGCGGTGACGAACCCCGGCAACGCATCCTTCAGCACCGTGTACTGCGGCTGCCCGTCCTCGGCCTCCGTCTCGACCCCCAGCGCGGCCGACCAGAACGCCACCGACTCCCCCGCCTGCTCCGTCGGCACATCGATCAGAAAAGTAGACACCCGGCTCCTGTGCATGCCTGGCAGGTACCCAGCCCGCGGCCACCGATTCCCGGCGTTTCGCCGGCTGAAAGGAGTTCCGGCATGAGGAACATCTTCGTCGTCGTCCACCCGGAGGCGAGCCACCACACGGACGGACTCGTCGGAGGCTGGTTCGATTCCGGCCTGACCGAACTCGGCACTCGGCAGGCCGGCGCCATCGCGCGGGCTCTGGCCGACCGCCTGGACGGGAGGAAGCCCGAGATCTTCTCCTCGGACCTCTCCCGCGCACGGCGTACCGCGGAGGTCGTCGCGGCCCGCGCGAACACCAGCATCACGACCGACCCGGACTTGCGTGAGAAATCGTTCGGGGAGGCCGAGGGCAAGCCGAAGGAGTGGCTCAGGGCGCGCAGCGTTCCACTTCCCGACGTGGGTGAGCGTCTTCGCCATGACGAGGGAATCCCCGGTGCGGAGACGCGGATGCAGCTTGCTGAGCGTTGCTATCGCGCGCTGGCGCGGATCCTGGAGTCGCCGGTGGAGGACCAGATCGTCGTCACCCACGGCGGTCCGGTGACGCTGCTGATCGCTGCGTGGATCGGAATGCCGATCGAGGCGGCGGGCCGGGTCCAGTTCCCGTGCGCGTCCGGCAGCATCACCACCCTGCGCAAGGATCCACGAAACTTCAGCCACCAACTGGTGCAGCTCAACGACGTCGGTCACTTGCTTCAGGCCTGAGTTCCTGCAGTGACGTCAGAGCTTGGTGGAGGCGGTGGATGCCTTCGGTCAGGTGGGTGGTGCCGGGGGTGCTGACGTAGCTCAGGCGGAGGTAGGGGG encodes:
- a CDS encoding bifunctional nuclease family protein, coding for MREVDVVGVRVEMPSSQPIVLLREVGGERYLPIWIGAAEASAIAFAQQGMEPPRPLTHDLFAETIRVLGHTLSQVRIVNLTDGVFEAILVFDDKTEISARPSDSIALALRTGTPVFCTEEILAEAGIPVPDSENEDDEVVEEEEVERFREFLDQVTPEDFDKS
- a CDS encoding DUF881 domain-containing protein — encoded protein: MTQSSPGQSPAGQAPPGQRRVDASMSLLNNLMAHPLDEGYAVAARSRPPQGDKPNKSRHRIILVIALLLLGFLLAVAASQNYRSAPEAEKQRKELITRINQADDRLNDLRGNQIKLAGEVRGLQASGLSNTSDGAALQQKLDDLELEVGAVAVTGQGLKAVVDDAKDSDDKQGRLLDVDLQQLVNGLWTAGAEAISVNGHRLTTLTAIRGAGSAITVDYSSLTPPYTVLAIGDTATMPARFAQSSGGQWVQYLVSNFQVRMTITTEDSLLVPADATIALRYAKVGPR
- a CDS encoding DUF881 domain-containing protein, with translation MAAPDDPVTPEPEHPAEPTPMPKPKTPNLALRRLKAGFKPSRGQAIVAVVLALVACMAVVQVRVNRADDGYQNARREDLIAILDGLGQNTRRLETEITELEARKNTLASSADKAQTARQQAEQQVRVLGILAGTLPAQGPGVRITLNDPDAKMQSSNLLDAIEELRDAGAEAIQINGQVRVVASTDLVDDAPGVKIDGEKVQSPYVIEAIGESHNLAEAANFPGGLISEVTGPQIGGTAEVTELSVVQITALHAPEEHRYARPAPSPTK
- a CDS encoding CDP-alcohol phosphatidyltransferase family protein, with product MPELEVSDRVLTIPNALSFVRLLGVPLFLWLILGPQEDGWAILVLMISGFTDWADGQIARRMNQTTRLGQMLDPVADRLYIFATVLGLALRDIIPWWLAIALPLRDLLLTFTLPALHRRGFNALPVHFLGKSATFCLLYAFPLLLLGDGDSTLNLLARVFGWAFAIWGTALYYWAGALYFVQLRHLIQTVKPISDPAG
- a CDS encoding YciI family protein; the encoded protein is MKFLVLIYANPESRKVWDGLSAEQKSESMTGYTALNDALEASGELVASESLGDPGSTKQVVFRDGRPMTTDGPFAEVKEQLAGFYLLDCDSMDRALEIVPQIPEAPFSIVEVRPVRDLSSFS
- a CDS encoding histidine phosphatase family protein, giving the protein MRNIFVVVHPEASHHTDGLVGGWFDSGLTELGTRQAGAIARALADRLDGRKPEIFSSDLSRARRTAEVVAARANTSITTDPDLREKSFGEAEGKPKEWLRARSVPLPDVGERLRHDEGIPGAETRMQLAERCYRALARILESPVEDQIVVTHGGPVTLLIAAWIGMPIEAAGRVQFPCASGSITTLRKDPRNFSHQLVQLNDVGHLLQA
- a CDS encoding FHA domain-containing protein; translated protein: MPFCNQCGHENSEGSRFCSQCGTMLPGADRPVTAPGVTDTAMLAPISIEPETERFDSGDQLSAEDEAAVGALPTGSALLIVQRGPNAGSRFLLDVDVVTAGRHPDSDIFLDDVTVSRRHAEFRRDPQGVKVRDVGSLNGTYVNRDRIDELQLSNGDEVQIGKYRLVYYASGQA
- the gcvH gene encoding glycine cleavage system protein GcvH; translation: MYPEDLKYTAEHEWVKAGEGSARVGITDFAQDALGDIVYVQLPEVGTAVRAGDSCGELESTKSVSDLFAPLNGTVRAVNEALADQPDLVNTDPYGEGWLLDIEVEDDEEIEALMDADTYKGQLDPS
- a CDS encoding RNA polymerase sigma factor, yielding MPSVEQLLRELAPQLVGPLVRRYGGFDACEDAVQEALLAASQQWPADGVPDNPRGWLITVASRRRIEMLRNEASRQRREEAVAGLEPAEAAPLAVDDSLTLLFLCCHPALTPPSQTALTLRAVGGLTTSEIARAFLVPESTIGQRISRAKAAIKASGAEFRMPPPAELPERLTAVLQVLYLIFNEGYTASSGESLHRVELSAEAIRLTRQLSGQLPGEGEVAGLLALMLLTDARRPARTSPDGALIPLPEQDRSRWLAPFIAEGTELVTTTLRTAPIGPYQLQAAIAAVHAEAARSEDTDWRQILVLYELLETLTPGPMVSLNRIVALAMVHGPEYGLQRLAAAELALKGHHRVEAVRAHLLELSGDLAAARESYRLAARRTLSLPEQRYLTSRADELL
- the ftsR gene encoding transcriptional regulator FtsR; translation: MLQLLQAEFADVTISKIRFLEAEGLVTPARTASGYRKFSAGDIERLRYVLTAQRDQYLPLKVIKDHLGAMDRGLRPPAPGGRPAAPDRLPQPAGLPDAEDFSTYGTELKLTRGELCEAAGIAPELLEQLESHNLVVARGKHYDGDAILIAKAAAEFAQYGIEPRHLRPFRAAADREVGLIEQVVQPRRDDKTLELAALAVRLHAALVRSRLGR
- a CDS encoding small basic family protein, with the translated sequence MIAVLGLVIGVVVGLLVAPDVPDWAQPYLPIAVVAALDAVFGALRAFLDGIFDDKVFVVSFVSNVLIAALIVYLGDQLGVGSQLSTGVVVVLGIRIFTNMAAIRRHVFRA
- a CDS encoding VOC family protein, with product MSTFLIDVPTEQAGESVAFWSAALGVETEAEDGQPQYTVLKDALPGFVTAIQAVDDQPRYHFDIETDDVAAEVARLEALGAVEVSSWQGGHTLRAPGGHLVCVIPVHTTPEYFAGRAKTWP